The Planococcus versutus genome contains a region encoding:
- a CDS encoding NADPH-dependent FMN reductase — protein sequence MTKIGIITGSTRPGRNSLQVAQWVKDIADKRGDADYEVVDLAEFNLPMYAEPISAAYSQDYKTPEAIPWSKKINELDGYVFICPEYNHGVTSALKNAIDYLYPEWNNKAAGIVSYGSSGGVRAAEALRVILAELQIATVRTHPAMSLFTDFVKMSEFKPADLHEKSVMTLLDQVNAWSNAFEPLRDK from the coding sequence ATGACAAAGATCGGGATTATTACAGGCAGTACACGACCAGGACGTAATAGCTTGCAAGTTGCTCAGTGGGTGAAAGACATTGCTGATAAGCGTGGAGACGCTGATTACGAAGTAGTGGATTTGGCTGAATTCAATTTACCCATGTACGCAGAACCAATTTCAGCAGCTTACAGTCAAGACTATAAGACTCCTGAAGCTATTCCGTGGTCTAAAAAAATCAACGAACTGGATGGCTATGTGTTTATTTGCCCAGAATACAACCATGGTGTAACGTCAGCCTTGAAAAATGCCATTGATTATTTGTATCCAGAGTGGAACAACAAAGCAGCAGGAATTGTCAGTTACGGTTCATCGGGTGGTGTTCGCGCAGCTGAAGCATTGCGGGTCATTTTAGCAGAACTTCAAATCGCGACTGTCAGAACACATCCTGCCATGTCACTATTTACTGATTTCGTGAAAATGAGCGAGTTTAAGCCGGCAGATCTTCATGAAAAGTCAGTGATGACTTTACTTGACCAAGTGAATGCATGGAGTAATGCTTTTGAGCCACTTCGGGATAAATAA
- a CDS encoding quaternary amine ABC transporter ATP-binding protein — protein MSIIKVEGLSKVFGKNSKQALKLLDEGKTKEEILKMTGSAVGVNRASFTVEAGEVFVIMGLSGSGKSTLVRLLNRLIDPTEGKVFIDGENLAAMDKKDLRRVRRTKMSMVFQNFALFPYLTILQNAAYGLEIQGISKVERNEKAKKSLEMVGLGGHINQVPSQLSGGMQQRVGLARALANDPEVMLMDEAFSALDPLIRKEMQDELLDLQESMKKTIIFITHDLDEALRIGDKIALMKDGSIVQVGTPEEILVNPANDYVKKFVQDVDRSKVLTAFNIMKRPETINIDKHGPRVALERMKEEGISSIYVIDSKRNLKGYVTAEDASHALKSETKALETILRTDAPIVTKNTLMNALFEVSHHSPVPITVVEDGKLLGIIVRGAVISALAGESEVNRDDA, from the coding sequence ATGTCAATTATTAAAGTAGAGGGATTATCAAAAGTATTTGGTAAGAATTCTAAGCAGGCTTTAAAATTGCTTGATGAAGGAAAAACCAAAGAGGAAATTTTAAAGATGACGGGTAGTGCAGTAGGTGTAAACCGCGCATCATTTACAGTAGAGGCAGGTGAGGTTTTTGTCATTATGGGTCTTTCAGGAAGTGGAAAATCGACATTGGTTCGTTTACTGAACCGATTGATTGATCCGACAGAAGGTAAAGTATTTATAGATGGCGAAAACCTAGCTGCAATGGATAAAAAAGATTTGCGTCGTGTACGTCGGACGAAAATGAGTATGGTATTTCAAAACTTCGCTCTTTTTCCGTATTTGACGATTTTGCAAAATGCTGCTTATGGATTGGAAATTCAAGGGATTAGTAAAGTAGAGCGAAACGAAAAAGCGAAAAAATCGCTAGAAATGGTCGGTTTAGGAGGACACATAAACCAAGTTCCTTCTCAACTTTCCGGAGGTATGCAGCAGCGTGTTGGCTTAGCCAGAGCATTGGCGAACGACCCAGAAGTCATGTTGATGGACGAGGCTTTCTCGGCACTTGACCCATTAATTCGAAAAGAAATGCAAGATGAGTTATTGGATTTACAAGAAAGTATGAAAAAGACCATTATTTTTATCACGCATGATTTAGATGAAGCTTTGCGTATTGGAGACAAAATTGCGTTGATGAAGGATGGCTCTATCGTGCAAGTGGGAACACCAGAAGAAATATTAGTAAATCCGGCAAATGATTACGTTAAAAAATTTGTTCAGGATGTTGATCGCTCGAAAGTATTGACGGCGTTCAATATTATGAAACGGCCGGAAACAATCAATATCGACAAACACGGCCCACGTGTTGCGTTGGAGAGAATGAAAGAAGAAGGCATTTCAAGTATTTACGTGATAGACAGCAAGCGGAACTTAAAAGGATACGTAACAGCGGAAGATGCTTCTCATGCATTGAAATCAGAAACAAAAGCGTTAGAAACAATCTTAAGAACAGATGCACCAATTGTCACAAAAAATACATTGATGAATGCACTATTTGAAGTGAGTCATCACTCTCCTGTCCCAATTACGGTCGTAGAAGACGGGAAATTATTGGGCATTATTGTGCGCGGTGCCGTGATTTCAGCACTTGCTGGAGAAAGCGAGGTGAACCGTGACGATGCTTAA
- a CDS encoding glycine betaine ABC transporter substrate-binding protein translates to MFNKKWKHLGLMFVIAPTLVIAACGTEEESSEDTNGEVNYGEEMGYKITGIEPGAGVVAASEAATEEYENLEGWEIVTSSSGAMATALGEAIDNEEPIIVTGWSPHWKFQKYDLKYLEDPKGVFGDAETIKTMARKGLEEEKPEAYKIIDQFEWESADIESIMLEVSDGADVEEATAAWVEDNADRVAVWTDGTEEVDGTEITLAYVEWDTEVASTNVVGKVLENQGFDVTLTPLDNAVMWQAVSEGQADAMVAAWLPGTHASQLETYGDDLVDLGVNLEGAKIGFVVPEYMDIDSIEDLTSAE, encoded by the coding sequence ATGTTCAATAAAAAATGGAAACACTTAGGACTTATGTTTGTTATCGCACCTACACTAGTTATCGCAGCATGTGGAACTGAAGAAGAAAGCTCAGAAGATACGAATGGAGAAGTAAATTACGGTGAAGAAATGGGTTACAAAATTACAGGCATTGAACCAGGTGCAGGTGTAGTTGCTGCATCTGAAGCAGCAACAGAAGAGTACGAAAATCTTGAAGGCTGGGAAATTGTTACTTCTTCAAGTGGTGCAATGGCAACAGCTTTAGGTGAAGCGATTGATAACGAAGAACCTATTATCGTTACAGGCTGGAGTCCGCATTGGAAGTTCCAAAAGTATGATTTGAAGTACTTGGAAGATCCAAAAGGTGTATTCGGAGATGCTGAAACCATTAAAACAATGGCTCGTAAAGGGTTGGAAGAAGAAAAACCAGAAGCGTACAAAATTATTGACCAATTTGAATGGGAGTCTGCTGATATTGAAAGCATCATGCTTGAAGTTTCAGATGGTGCAGATGTTGAAGAAGCAACTGCTGCTTGGGTAGAAGATAATGCCGATAGAGTTGCAGTATGGACAGATGGTACAGAAGAAGTAGATGGCACAGAAATCACATTAGCATATGTTGAGTGGGACACAGAAGTAGCTTCTACAAATGTTGTTGGAAAAGTTTTAGAAAACCAAGGTTTTGACGTAACGTTAACACCGCTTGATAACGCTGTAATGTGGCAGGCAGTTTCTGAGGGACAAGCAGATGCTATGGTAGCAGCGTGGTTGCCTGGAACTCACGCTAGTCAGCTTGAAACGTATGGTGACGATTTAGTCGATCTTGGCGTAAACTTAGAAGGCGCAAAAATTGGATTTGTTGTTCCAGAATATATGGACATTGATTCGATTGAAGATTTAACATCAGCTGAATAA
- a CDS encoding ABC transporter permease, which translates to MNIAWKEIKKNKVRFIILGSIVFLVSLLTFIISGLANGLSQDNAALIKSLPDGQFYMAEDAEGTNSLSRIDLKIQDQTLSETKDAVALSIQMGFLNDEDDKQRSVAFVTSTESPLFENVEKGEIVLDRSLQEAGLKVGDTLTNDQFSGEFTVKEFVDQQKYSHAPVAFINMENYKEMYRTNEMQLLFVPENSEFPTIAGLQSYTNKEFLSAIPSYSAEQLSLNMIVWFLVVISALLFAIFFYMMNVQKIGLYGILKAIGVKTSTLFKMMWTQMFFITTIALVFSIGLSQLFNQFAPAGMPFSLTATVTIQLSIVFLVIGFIGATLSGIQIKKVEPLQAIQQGEV; encoded by the coding sequence ATGAACATTGCATGGAAGGAAATTAAAAAGAACAAAGTTCGCTTTATCATTTTGGGCTCAATTGTTTTTCTCGTCAGCTTATTGACGTTTATCATATCGGGATTAGCTAACGGCTTGTCACAAGATAATGCGGCCCTCATCAAAAGCTTGCCCGATGGACAGTTTTACATGGCTGAAGATGCGGAAGGAACTAATAGTTTGTCACGCATCGACCTTAAAATTCAAGATCAAACGCTATCAGAAACAAAAGACGCTGTTGCTTTATCGATTCAAATGGGCTTTTTAAATGACGAAGACGATAAGCAGCGAAGTGTCGCATTTGTTACGTCTACTGAATCTCCATTATTTGAAAATGTAGAGAAAGGCGAAATTGTTTTAGATCGCTCATTACAAGAAGCTGGTTTGAAAGTCGGCGACACGTTAACAAACGATCAATTTAGTGGTGAATTTACCGTTAAAGAATTTGTCGATCAGCAAAAATACAGCCACGCCCCTGTTGCTTTTATCAACATGGAAAATTACAAAGAAATGTACCGAACCAATGAAATGCAATTACTTTTCGTACCTGAAAACAGTGAGTTTCCAACAATTGCTGGTTTGCAGTCTTACACAAACAAAGAGTTTCTCTCGGCTATTCCAAGTTATAGCGCCGAACAATTATCACTTAACATGATTGTCTGGTTTTTAGTTGTCATTAGTGCTTTACTGTTTGCGATTTTCTTCTATATGATGAACGTCCAAAAAATCGGATTGTATGGTATTTTGAAAGCCATTGGTGTAAAAACCAGCACCTTATTCAAAATGATGTGGACGCAAATGTTCTTTATCACCACTATTGCACTGGTCTTCTCTATTGGGTTGAGCCAATTATTCAATCAATTCGCACCAGCAGGAATGCCGTTTAGCTTGACTGCTACTGTCACAATCCAGTTGTCGATTGTGTTCTTAGTTATTGGCTTTATCGGCGCTACTTTATCTGGTATTCAAATTAAAAAAGTCGAACCACTACAAGCGATTCAACAAGGAGAGGTTTAA
- a CDS encoding ArsR/SmtB family transcription factor translates to MQQFKAEFFKALAHPLRIRILEILADGKKSVNEIQQLAESEGSAVSQQLTVLRSKNIVTGSKEGNRVIYSLRDPLIIELLDVAKNIFNNQLSETITILDRLNDTDKAE, encoded by the coding sequence ATGCAGCAGTTTAAAGCCGAATTTTTCAAAGCCTTAGCACATCCGCTTCGAATTCGCATTCTAGAAATTTTAGCCGACGGAAAAAAAAGCGTTAACGAAATCCAGCAACTCGCCGAAAGTGAAGGTTCAGCCGTCTCGCAGCAATTAACCGTCTTAAGGTCAAAAAACATTGTCACCGGTAGTAAAGAAGGAAACCGCGTAATCTATTCGTTACGGGATCCGTTAATTATTGAATTATTAGACGTGGCTAAGAATATTTTCAACAATCAGTTGTCAGAAACGATTACGATACTGGATCGGTTGAATGACACAGACAAAGCAGAATAA
- a CDS encoding response regulator transcription factor: MIRILAVDDDIHMLNFVATELRQTGYEVVEATSGEEALQLLESETMDLAVVDVMMPGMNGFELTRIVRTEYDLPVILLTARHHIEDKERGFLAGSDDYLVKPFEAKELLYRVKAILRRYNHPEDDLLIVGSLTIDLKSYEVRSINGILFIPLKEFELLALLASKPRQVLSRDLIIESVWGIDFQGDEQTVSVHIKRLRQRLERFSPDVHIVTVRGVGYKLEVSG; this comes from the coding sequence ATGATTCGAATATTAGCAGTAGATGACGATATACACATGTTGAATTTTGTAGCGACTGAGCTTCGTCAAACGGGCTATGAAGTTGTTGAAGCGACTTCAGGTGAAGAGGCATTGCAGTTGCTTGAATCCGAAACAATGGACTTAGCTGTTGTTGACGTTATGATGCCTGGCATGAATGGCTTCGAATTGACACGAATTGTCCGGACCGAATACGATCTTCCGGTTATTTTGCTAACAGCTCGACATCATATAGAAGATAAAGAACGCGGATTTTTAGCAGGCTCTGACGATTATTTGGTGAAACCCTTTGAAGCAAAAGAATTGCTCTACCGCGTCAAAGCTATTTTACGAAGATATAACCATCCTGAAGACGACTTGCTCATTGTGGGGTCTTTAACCATTGATTTGAAAAGCTATGAAGTCCGATCTATTAATGGCATTTTATTTATCCCTTTAAAAGAATTTGAGTTGTTGGCTCTTTTGGCGTCTAAACCGCGGCAAGTGTTGAGTCGGGACTTGATTATTGAATCAGTATGGGGCATTGATTTTCAAGGAGATGAACAAACGGTAAGCGTCCATATTAAACGACTGCGTCAACGACTAGAACGTTTTTCACCGGATGTCCACATTGTCACAGTAAGGGGCGTAGGGTACAAACTGGAGGTAAGTGGATGA
- a CDS encoding ABC transporter ATP-binding protein: MTIFTAQEVRKTFTNGEVAEEILKGIDLSLQEGEITALVGASGSGKSTLLTIAAGLQPTSKGQIVFNGQNMTDMSSEQIRQLRASEFGFVFQAAHLVPFLTVEEQLLLMLDVSGTNLSKQQQKKEVSRLLEQIGMEHRKDAYPASLSGGEKQRVAIARAIIHKPKMLFADEPTASLDSKRSKEVMSLIRELTRTLNITTLMVTHDEEMLSYADHVITLKDGLVE, encoded by the coding sequence ATGACCATTTTCACAGCTCAAGAAGTGCGAAAAACGTTCACAAATGGTGAAGTCGCAGAAGAAATTTTAAAAGGAATTGATTTATCTCTTCAAGAAGGTGAAATCACTGCTCTTGTCGGCGCTTCAGGTTCTGGTAAAAGTACATTGTTGACAATCGCCGCAGGCCTTCAACCAACTTCAAAAGGACAAATTGTGTTTAATGGCCAAAACATGACCGATATGAGTTCGGAACAAATCCGCCAACTTCGCGCAAGCGAGTTTGGCTTCGTTTTTCAAGCCGCTCACTTGGTTCCTTTCTTAACCGTAGAAGAACAATTGTTGCTCATGCTTGATGTATCCGGAACCAACCTATCAAAACAGCAGCAAAAAAAAGAAGTGAGTCGATTGCTCGAACAAATTGGCATGGAGCACCGAAAAGATGCTTATCCCGCTTCTTTATCCGGCGGTGAAAAACAACGTGTTGCTATTGCTCGTGCCATTATCCACAAACCCAAAATGTTATTTGCGGATGAGCCTACAGCAAGTTTGGATTCGAAACGTTCTAAAGAAGTCATGTCTTTGATCCGCGAGTTAACGCGGACTTTGAATATTACGACTTTAATGGTTACACATGACGAAGAAATGCTATCCTATGCAGATCATGTCATTACGTTAAAAGACGGATTAGTTGAGTAA
- a CDS encoding ABC transporter permease translates to MLNLMDKIPEIPLAPFVSDFTDWISDTFAFLFDPLKNEFGDGLEDFADLLAAVPPLVVIFIVAVLAFFISGKRFGLAIFSLLGLLLVWNQGLWEELMLSFTLVLVASLLSIAIGVPIGILMSKSKIAENTITPVLDFMQTMPAFVYLIPAVAFFSIGMVPGIFASLIFATPPTVRFTNLGIRQVSKELVEASEAFGSTGMQKLFKVELPMAKATIMAGINQTVMLSLSMVVIASMIGAPGLGREVLSSLQRSDVGTGFVAGLGIVILAIIIDRFTQSVTGKERVES, encoded by the coding sequence ATGCTTAATTTAATGGATAAAATACCGGAAATTCCATTGGCTCCGTTTGTTTCGGATTTTACGGATTGGATATCTGATACATTTGCATTTTTATTTGATCCATTAAAAAATGAATTTGGAGATGGCTTAGAAGATTTTGCTGACTTACTCGCAGCAGTCCCGCCACTAGTCGTCATCTTCATCGTCGCTGTTCTGGCATTCTTCATCAGCGGCAAACGATTTGGGTTGGCTATATTTTCTCTTCTGGGGCTATTGCTCGTCTGGAATCAAGGCTTATGGGAAGAATTGATGCTGTCGTTTACATTGGTTCTAGTCGCTAGTTTGTTGTCAATTGCAATAGGAGTTCCAATTGGGATTTTAATGTCGAAAAGCAAAATCGCAGAAAACACCATTACCCCGGTTCTCGACTTTATGCAAACTATGCCGGCTTTTGTTTACTTGATTCCAGCTGTTGCTTTTTTCAGCATCGGAATGGTTCCTGGTATTTTTGCATCATTGATTTTTGCCACTCCACCCACGGTTCGTTTTACGAACCTGGGAATACGACAAGTATCGAAAGAATTAGTGGAAGCTTCTGAGGCATTTGGAAGTACCGGTATGCAAAAGCTTTTTAAAGTCGAGCTTCCGATGGCAAAAGCGACCATTATGGCAGGTATTAACCAAACCGTTATGCTGTCATTGTCTATGGTCGTTATTGCATCGATGATTGGTGCACCGGGTCTTGGCAGAGAAGTGCTATCTTCCTTGCAACGTTCTGATGTAGGAACAGGATTTGTTGCAGGTCTCGGGATTGTTATTTTGGCAATCATCATCGATCGATTTACGCAAAGTGTCACAGGAAAAGAGAGAGTAGAAAGCTAA
- a CDS encoding SulP family inorganic anion transporter yields the protein MEKKSIFTGRYAGYSFQSFKKDLLSGIVVGVIAIPLGMAFAIASGVDPEYGIYTTIIAGILISIVGGSKFQIGGPTGAFIPILFAIVLTYGYESLLLAGFLAGIMLVLMGIFKLGSLIKYIPRPVTIGFTSGIAILIFVGQIANFLGLSGVEKHESFFMNVKEILLRIDTINVYSVLTAVVCLIAVMLTPKILPKVPGPLIGLLVSTIFATVFFPSEVATIGSAFGEISNKLPAFHLPEITFEQIQLLIGPAFVIAMLGGIESLLSAVVADGMTGSKHNSNRELIGQGIANMVTPLFGGIPATGAIARTATNIKNGAVSPFSGIIHGVVVLLVLLLFAPYASAIPLASMAPVLMIVAWNMSERHVFVSLVKTKTADSLVLLITFLLTVFVSLTVAVQVGLIAAVILFAKQMSEQLVIAKALPDPDDKDERMATHRVTNSRDCPQISIFNVEGPLFFGSAQTFEQSIMRTIHYKPNILLLRMGKVPFMDTTGEAYLSNIITDFSKHGTVIFSGMKPHPLSVMKKTGLYDDAGEEHFFEHTGEAIDFSLEKLDRNKCLGCQHFAFKECTALSAGLDYKRIEEI from the coding sequence ATGGAAAAGAAGTCGATTTTCACGGGAAGATATGCTGGCTACTCATTCCAAAGCTTTAAAAAAGATTTGTTATCGGGCATCGTAGTTGGAGTGATCGCGATTCCATTAGGCATGGCTTTCGCGATTGCTTCGGGTGTAGATCCCGAGTATGGAATTTATACGACCATTATTGCAGGTATTTTGATTTCGATAGTTGGTGGGTCAAAATTTCAAATTGGAGGTCCAACGGGAGCGTTTATTCCAATCTTGTTTGCTATTGTACTTACTTACGGATACGAGAGCTTATTGTTGGCAGGATTTTTAGCGGGAATTATGCTCGTTTTAATGGGAATCTTCAAACTGGGATCGCTAATAAAATACATTCCACGACCAGTGACAATCGGCTTTACTTCGGGGATTGCCATTCTCATTTTTGTTGGACAAATTGCCAATTTTTTAGGATTGAGCGGTGTGGAAAAGCACGAATCGTTCTTTATGAATGTGAAAGAAATTTTACTTCGCATCGATACGATTAATGTGTATAGTGTGTTAACCGCTGTAGTTTGTCTGATTGCTGTGATGCTGACGCCAAAAATTTTGCCAAAAGTGCCAGGACCTTTAATCGGCTTATTGGTTTCGACAATTTTTGCGACTGTCTTTTTTCCAAGTGAAGTTGCAACGATTGGTTCAGCATTTGGTGAAATCTCAAATAAGCTGCCAGCATTTCATCTTCCTGAAATCACGTTTGAACAGATTCAACTGTTGATTGGTCCCGCTTTTGTCATTGCGATGCTCGGTGGAATTGAATCGTTATTGTCTGCCGTTGTTGCGGATGGCATGACGGGCAGTAAGCACAATAGCAATAGAGAGCTAATTGGACAAGGAATTGCGAACATGGTGACGCCATTATTTGGCGGAATTCCAGCTACGGGTGCGATTGCGAGAACGGCGACCAATATAAAAAATGGAGCCGTTTCTCCTTTTTCAGGAATCATTCACGGAGTGGTTGTGTTATTGGTGCTCCTTCTTTTCGCTCCTTATGCATCCGCAATTCCACTAGCGAGCATGGCGCCTGTGTTAATGATTGTTGCTTGGAATATGAGTGAGCGGCATGTGTTTGTCTCGTTAGTAAAAACAAAGACAGCCGATTCACTTGTGTTACTCATTACTTTTTTATTAACGGTTTTTGTTAGCCTGACGGTAGCCGTCCAAGTTGGGTTAATCGCTGCGGTTATTTTGTTCGCCAAACAAATGAGCGAGCAACTGGTCATCGCAAAAGCATTGCCAGACCCAGACGATAAAGATGAACGAATGGCTACTCACCGTGTAACCAATAGCCGCGACTGTCCACAAATCAGTATCTTTAACGTAGAAGGACCGTTGTTTTTTGGTTCTGCTCAAACCTTCGAGCAATCGATTATGCGAACCATTCATTACAAACCGAATATCTTGTTGCTGAGAATGGGGAAAGTGCCTTTCATGGATACAACAGGTGAAGCGTATTTATCAAATATCATTACAGACTTTTCAAAACACGGTACTGTTATATTTTCTGGAATGAAACCACATCCGCTCAGTGTCATGAAAAAAACGGGCTTGTATGACGATGCTGGAGAAGAGCATTTCTTTGAACATACAGGCGAAGCCATTGATTTTTCGTTAGAAAAACTTGATCGAAACAAATGTCTAGGCTGTCAGCATTTTGCCTTTAAGGAATGTACCGCTTTGTCAGCAGGTCTAGATTATAAACGGATTGAGGAAATTTAA
- a CDS encoding sensor histidine kinase has translation MSLYVKFIWFTFATMLVSSSIAFFGMNAYYHSHLKEQNNDKNLAIALSFADFLDDASSDRAKATLTMLGDAGYQLYVTNGETTESYGGEYRDKSIAQSDIQQVLDGQVFNGIRDFPRETFVTGFFANELKNTVGVPIKLGGETYALFMRPDIKLLFQELHLLFGGLAVGIILLSFIGMLIVARLLIQPITKLTQATEKMGTETFDVPLAIHRKDEIGRLADQFLTMRSRIEQSTLKRKEFVHNVSHDIQSPLHTIQSYLALLQKDGIGKREKQQYTTIIQEETTRLSSLTKQLLTLASFDAEAAELVEKVDIAQQLQQTLSHLRYAFEEKELGISAQLAEGCVTGNGVLLQTVWENLLTNAIKYSEPGSSIDVQLTATAEYMILHLQDEGIGMSPTEVEHAFDRFYRADQARTRSSKGSGLGLAIVKEIIELHSGTVDISSATGEGSTVRVILPRIL, from the coding sequence ATGAGTCTTTATGTGAAATTTATTTGGTTTACATTCGCAACCATGCTTGTCAGCAGCAGCATTGCATTTTTTGGAATGAATGCCTATTACCACAGTCATTTAAAAGAGCAAAACAACGACAAAAATCTGGCCATTGCTCTGTCTTTTGCGGATTTTTTGGATGATGCATCTTCAGATCGAGCAAAAGCCACGTTAACGATGCTGGGAGACGCCGGCTATCAACTTTATGTAACGAATGGAGAAACTACCGAAAGTTACGGTGGTGAATACCGAGATAAGTCAATTGCTCAATCGGATATTCAACAAGTTCTTGATGGTCAAGTATTTAACGGAATTCGTGATTTTCCTCGCGAAACGTTTGTGACCGGTTTTTTTGCCAACGAGTTAAAAAACACAGTGGGCGTTCCGATCAAACTGGGTGGGGAGACGTATGCGCTTTTTATGCGCCCTGACATTAAACTGCTGTTTCAAGAACTTCACTTATTATTTGGTGGTTTGGCAGTAGGCATTATATTACTAAGTTTTATCGGCATGTTGATCGTTGCGCGTTTACTGATTCAACCGATTACCAAATTGACACAAGCTACTGAAAAAATGGGGACGGAAACTTTTGATGTGCCACTCGCCATCCATCGAAAAGATGAGATTGGCCGATTGGCTGATCAGTTTTTAACGATGCGTTCACGCATCGAGCAATCCACATTAAAGCGCAAAGAATTTGTGCACAATGTGTCTCATGATATTCAATCACCGCTTCATACCATTCAAAGTTATTTGGCACTGCTTCAAAAAGACGGCATTGGCAAACGAGAAAAACAACAATACACAACAATAATTCAAGAAGAAACTACACGTTTGTCATCATTGACAAAGCAATTGCTCACTTTGGCGTCTTTTGATGCAGAAGCGGCAGAACTTGTAGAAAAAGTAGATATCGCCCAACAGCTTCAGCAAACCCTGTCGCATTTGCGTTATGCATTCGAAGAAAAAGAACTCGGCATCTCCGCACAACTTGCTGAAGGTTGTGTAACAGGCAACGGCGTGCTTCTTCAAACAGTGTGGGAAAACCTATTGACCAATGCCATCAAATACAGTGAACCTGGCAGTTCGATCGATGTTCAGTTAACAGCAACTGCTGAATACATGATTTTGCATTTACAGGATGAAGGCATTGGCATGTCACCAACTGAAGTTGAACACGCTTTTGACCGATTCTACAGAGCAGATCAAGCACGAACCCGTTCTTCAAAAGGATCGGGTCTAGGTCTTGCAATTGTAAAAGAAATTATAGAGTTACACAGTGGAACCGTCGACATTTCTAGTGCCACTGGTGAAGGATCGACTGTTCGAGTTATACTTCCGCGCATACTATAA